One genomic segment of Populus trichocarpa isolate Nisqually-1 unplaced genomic scaffold, P.trichocarpa_v4.1 scaffold_45, whole genome shotgun sequence includes these proteins:
- the LOC18108143 gene encoding disease resistance protein RUN1 encodes MAEPESSRSIPEWTYDVFLSFRGEDTRKTFTDHLYAALVQAKIHTFRDDDELPRGEEISDHVLRAIQESKISIVVFSKGYASSRWCLDELVEILKCKRKKTGQIVLPIFYDIDPLDVRKQTGRFAEAFVKHEERFEEKLVKEWRKALKEAGNLSGWNLNDMANGPEANFVKEIIKDVLNKLGPKHLYVPEHLVGMDRLSRNIFYFLSTAIDDVQIVGIHGMLGIGKTTIAKVVFNQLCNGFEGSCFLSDINEKSKQFNGLALLQEQLLHNILKQDVANINCVDRGKVLIKERLCRKRVLLVADDVARQDQLNALMGERSWFGPGSRVIITTRDSNLLREADQTNRIEELEPDEALQLFSWHAFKDTKPAKDYIELSKKAVDYCGGLPFALEVIGARLSGKNRVTWESEIDNLSRIPNQDIQGKLLTSYHALDGELQRAFLDIACFFIGKEKEYVAKLLGARCGYNPEVVLETLHERSMIKVLGETVTMHDLLRDMGREVVRESSPKEPG; translated from the exons ATGGCAGAGCCAGAGTCTTCTCGTTCTATACCAGAATGGACCTATGATGTcttcttgagttttagaggaGAAGACACTCGCAAGACATTTACAGATCATCTATATGCTGCCTTAGTCCAAGCAAAAATCCACACTTTTCGAGATGATGATGAACTTCCTAGAGGAGAAGAAATCTCCGATCATGTCCTCAGGGCTATTCAAGAATCAAAGATATCCATAGTTGTCTTCTCAAAAGGATATGCTTCTTCTAGATGGTGTCTCGATGAACTAGTAGAGATTCTGAAGtgtaaaaggaagaaaaccGGTCAGATTGTTCTTCCTATATTCTATGACATTGATCCTTTAGATGTGAGAAAACAGACTGGCAGATTTGCAGAAGCATTTGTTAAACATGAAGAGCGTTTTGAAGAGAAGCTGGTGAAGGAGTGGAGAAAAGCTCTTAAGGAGGCAGGAAATCTATCTGGATGGAATCTCAATGATATGGCAAATGG GCCTGAAGCAAATTTTGTCAAAGAGATTATCAAGGATGTGTTGAATAAATTAGGACCCAAGCACTTATATGTTCCTGAGCACCTAGTAGGTATGGATCGGCTTTCTCgcaatattttttactttctaaGTACTGCAATAGATGATGTACAAATTGTGGGCATACATGGGATGCTAGGAATAGGAAAGACGACTATAGCAAAAGTTGTATTTAATCAACTCTGCAATGGATTCGAGGGAAGCTGTTTTCTTTCGgatataaatgaaaaatcaaaacaattcaatggTCTGGCTCTTTTACAAGAGCAActtcttcataatattttaaaacaagatgTTGCTAACATCAATTGTGTCGATAGAGGAAAGGTTCTGATCAAAGAGCGACTTTGTCGCAAAAGAGTTCTTCTTGTTGCTGATGATGTGGCTCGTCAGGACCAGCTAAATGCTTTGATGGGAGAGCGAAGTTGGTTTGGTCCCGGAAGTAGAGTAATTATTACAACAAGAGATTCAAATCTTCTTCGTGAAGCAGATCAAACAAATCGGATCGAAGAATTGGAACCAGATGAGGCCCTTCAGCTTTTCAGCTGGCATGCCTTTAAGGACACCAAGCCAGCAAAAGATTATATTGAGCTTTCAAAGAAAGCAGTTGATTACTGTGGAGGACTTCCTTTTGCTCTTGAGGTTATAGGAGCTCGTCTGTCCGGGAAAAACAGAGTTACGTGGGAAAGTGAAATTGACAACTTGAGCAGAATTCCAAACCAAGACATTCAAGGAAAGCTTCTAACAAGTTATCACGCACTTGATGGTGAACTACAAAGAGCATTCCTTGATATTGCATGCTTCTTTATTGGTAAAGAGAAAGAATACGTCGCAAAACTGCTAGGAGCCCGTTGCGGTTACAATCCAGAAGTTGTTTTGGAAACTCTCCATGAAAGGTCTATGATTAAAGTATTGGGAGAGACGGTAACCATGCATGATCTATTACGAGACATGGGAAGGGAGGTCGTTCGTGAATCGTCTCCAAAAGAACCTGGATAG